In the genome of Aureimonas sp. OT7, one region contains:
- the minE gene encoding cell division topological specificity factor MinE, producing MNLFNLFARRNTAPAARERLQVLLAHERAAVGQSDLVNILREEILAVIAKHVSIDPEKVKVSMDRGDAISMLEVDIELPVAEPVMDREVRAAHG from the coding sequence ATGAACCTGTTCAACCTCTTTGCCCGACGCAACACGGCCCCGGCTGCGCGTGAGCGCCTGCAGGTTCTGCTGGCGCATGAGCGGGCCGCGGTGGGCCAGTCGGACCTCGTGAACATCCTTCGCGAGGAGATCCTGGCGGTCATTGCCAAGCACGTGTCCATCGACCCGGAGAAGGTGAAGGTGTCGATGGATCGGGGCGATGCCATTTCCATGCTGGAGGTGGACATCGAACTGCCGGTGGCCGAGCCGGTCATGGACCGCGAGGTTCGTGCCGCACACGGCTGA
- the minD gene encoding septum site-determining protein MinD — MAKVLVVTSGKGGVGKTTSTAALGAALAQGGQKVVVVDFDVGLRNLDLVMGAERRVVYDLINVVQGDAKLPQALIRDKRIDTLHLLPASQTRDKDNLTSEGVERVMGELKEQFDWVICDSPAGIERGATLAMRHADIAVVVTNPEVSSVRDSDRIIGLLDSKTERAERGERIEKHLLLTRYDTIRAERGDMLKVEDVLEILSIPLLGIIPESAEVLRASNLGTPVTLSDANSAPARAYMDAARRLNGDAVPMIVPTDKRGLLGKLFGRRAA, encoded by the coding sequence ATGGCAAAAGTTCTGGTAGTGACGTCGGGCAAGGGAGGAGTCGGCAAGACGACCTCGACCGCCGCGCTGGGCGCCGCGCTTGCGCAGGGCGGCCAGAAGGTCGTGGTCGTCGATTTCGACGTCGGCCTTCGCAACCTCGATCTGGTGATGGGCGCCGAACGCCGGGTCGTCTACGATCTCATCAACGTCGTCCAGGGCGACGCCAAGCTGCCGCAGGCGCTGATCCGCGACAAGCGCATCGATACGCTGCACCTTCTGCCGGCCTCGCAGACGCGCGACAAGGACAACCTCACCTCCGAGGGTGTCGAGCGCGTGATGGGCGAGTTGAAGGAACAGTTCGACTGGGTGATCTGCGATAGCCCGGCCGGCATCGAGCGCGGCGCCACGCTGGCCATGCGCCATGCCGACATCGCGGTCGTCGTCACCAATCCGGAAGTGTCGTCGGTGCGCGACTCGGACCGCATCATCGGCCTGCTCGATTCCAAGACCGAACGTGCCGAGCGCGGCGAGCGGATCGAAAAGCACCTGCTGCTCACCCGCTACGATACGATTCGGGCCGAGCGTGGCGACATGCTCAAGGTCGAGGACGTGCTCGAGATCCTGTCCATTCCGCTTCTCGGGATCATTCCGGAAAGCGCCGAGGTGCTGCGCGCCTCCAACCTTGGAACGCCCGTCACCCTGTCGGACGCCAACAGCGCCCCGGCGCGCGCCTACATGGATGCGGCCCGCCGCCTGAACGGCGACGCCGTGCCGATGATCGTGCCGACCGACAAGCGCGGTCTCCTCGGCAAACTCTTCGGCAGGAGGGCGGCATGA
- the minC gene encoding septum site-determining protein MinC, translating to MNETLTSRKAIRLRGRSFLALVLSPELPFEDWLHELDDLARRSTGFFLSRPIVLDVAGLPITRDTLQALIDELARRNVRIMGIEGAKPSLLGPGMPPEMRGGRPAADVEVPDEGVTPAAGPKARSEPARDAAASVYVPPQGNSTLIVEESVRSGQSIIHPEGDVTVLGSVSSGAEIVAGGSIHVYGALRGRALAGSAGNPKARIFCRRLEAELIAIDGLYKTAEDMEQKLRGQAVQVWLDGDVLKAAVLA from the coding sequence ATGAATGAAACCTTGACCAGTCGCAAAGCAATCCGCCTGCGCGGACGGTCCTTTCTGGCGCTCGTCCTGTCGCCGGAGCTTCCCTTCGAGGATTGGCTCCACGAACTGGATGACCTTGCCCGGCGCTCCACCGGCTTCTTCCTGAGCCGGCCCATCGTGCTGGACGTCGCCGGCTTGCCGATCACCCGGGATACTCTGCAGGCCCTGATCGACGAACTGGCCAGGCGCAATGTCAGGATCATGGGCATCGAGGGCGCCAAGCCGTCGCTGCTCGGCCCCGGCATGCCGCCGGAAATGCGCGGCGGCCGCCCGGCAGCGGACGTCGAGGTGCCGGACGAGGGCGTAACGCCGGCTGCCGGCCCGAAAGCGCGCAGCGAACCCGCGCGCGATGCCGCGGCCAGCGTCTATGTGCCGCCGCAGGGCAATTCCACGCTGATCGTCGAGGAAAGCGTGCGCTCGGGCCAGTCGATCATCCATCCCGAAGGGGACGTGACCGTGCTCGGGTCCGTCTCGTCCGGGGCGGAGATCGTGGCGGGCGGCTCCATCCACGTTTACGGCGCGCTTCGCGGCCGAGCCCTGGCCGGCTCCGCGGGCAACCCGAAGGCACGCATTTTCTGCCGCAGGCTCGAGGCCGAGCTGATCGCGATCGACGGCCTCTACAAGACCGCGGAAGACATGGAACAGAAACTCCGGGGGCAGGCCGTGCAGGTCTGGCTGGACGGGGATGTACTGAAGGCAGCCGTTCTGGCTTGA